Genomic window (Sebastes umbrosus isolate fSebUmb1 chromosome 21, fSebUmb1.pri, whole genome shotgun sequence):
AGCTAGCCAGACGGGCAATTAGCCAATTAGGACGTTATTATCCGTCATGATGAAAGTTTCACTGTCTGCTCTACGGTGTTCATCACtgtgcagagaggaagaggaggaggagaggagaggaggaggaggaggaggacgaggaagaggaagaggaggaggaggagggagaggaggaggaggaggaggaggaagaggaggaggaagaggagagagaggaggaggaggaagaggaagaggaggacgaggaggagggaggaagaggaagaggaggaggaggaagaggtgtaggaggaggaagaggaagaggaggaggaggaggaggaggaggaggaggaggaagaggaggaggaagaggaggaggaggaggaggacgaagaggaggaggaggaggaggaggaggaggaggaggaggaggaggaagttttTATAGAAGAGTAGTCTGCATGTTTCATTTTGGAATGAAGACGACTTCCTACAGAACTCCACATGTTTGACAGAGTTACGGTGAATAGAAACGTTGACCGTCTGTTTTTAAACACAAAAGACGgagattcatcaggtttatactttactatgatcagacttttcttctgcctttctttcggacattttccggactttatttaaaaaaaaaaattctgacattTTCCGAATTTTTTGGGCcttttttaagatctttttcagatcttttttttcgaaacatttttctgacttttttcggacatttttaattttttttcggacatttttcagacttttttcccgtaatttttcaaatttttttttaaaaaattttcagactttgtttcgTAATTTTTCGGAAATATTTTGGACAtccttcagacttttttccgacatttaaaaaaaaaaaattgtacaattttcagacattttcagacatttttctgatattttttccataatttttcagactttttttcgtaatttttagtaatagtagtagtaccattgttggtaccgatggattcatcaggttttatagtttactatgataccagtatcttcactctagctttaaaactgagcttcaTAACTCGTCAGTGTGTGAGCAAACAGtctttgaccgcagtgaaaatgttgttttcgaaaaggctaaacggcaacaaatatggacagtttttcttccccaaaatttagcgtagctTTGTAGCGGTATTGAGcgatcttcccgacaagctagcgcgacatggttgataccgatggatCGAGCTTGAACACTCAGCACAACCGCTGAACGTCAGAATAGCAACCGGGCCCACCGGCGGGCCGACAGAGTGTTTAGGGTTAGTGAGCTTTAGACGTGTTGGCAGGTGTATTTTTCAACAGCATGAAGTCTCACTAAAAGTAAACCAGTAGAACCTCCAAAGCACAAAACCTTGAGTAAATACTACTTGATGAAATGATTCCAGGACCTCCAACATTGCCGCCGGAAAGCTCCAAAAAGGAAGTGTGAAAGGATGACGGTGCACTTTGTGTCTGCGATGACTCAGCTCCGACTGTAAGAACAGGTTTATCTTTAGACTGTACGAGCTGAACAACTAATGACTACAGAGCAGGAAACTGTGTGTTCATATGATACCGGACACACAGTCTGAGCACCATTTACTACTGggatatacagaatatatatatatatatatatatatatatataacgcgGTAGTTTAGCATAACAACTGAGCATTTTGTGATAAAAGACATTtgtcacagatgtaggtttatatgttattaaaagatatagatatcggagcgctgcacttttttttttgccggaTGTCCTTCTATCATGAAGGTAAGAAGGTGatgtttgaccctgaagtgaccttcatgctccttttatttggttttcttTAACCTTCCTGTTTTCAatcttcattatatcataaatatggatttctttcatctaattgccccaaaataatATGGATGGTTCCCCTGCTATATAATATTTGCAAAAATCTATTAATGACCACTACTTTCATTGAATTCTGGGTGTTTTATTCCAATTTAAAGCATCTGTGGTCAATATTTGAGAACCACAGGtgtcattaaaaaacatttaattggtttcaaaacaatattctaactAAACTTTTACATCTGCCcgtctgtgataatccatcaacattatgttcctccGATAgttaaaataattcataatttctgcttttttaaaataaaaaataaggtaGAATTTCACCAAAATGAGGTTTATTAACCTTATATTCCCCccaaaagaaatgtaaaacttgtggtaataaGTTGGAATGAAGTCGGCCaaaaggtgtaacacagaatcatagtcaagtcagcacaccgacacactgacagctgttgttgcctgttgcctGAAAAAGaccaaagaaaatctgaaaaatgtctgaaaaattgaaaaatgtccaaaaaatgtctgaaaatgtctgaaaaaaaattaaaaataaagtctggATAATGTccgaaagaaaggcagaagaaaagttgatcctggtatcataataaattataaaacctgatgaatccatcggtaccaaccatggtactactactactaaaaatAAGgggaaaagtctgaaaaatgacaaaaaaaagtctgaaatttttttgaaaaatgtctgaaaatgtccgaaaattgtCGAAGAAGTGTCTgagaaaaagaccaaaaaaaatctggaaaatttccaaatgtttttttttttaaaatgtcggaaaaaagtctgaaaaatgacaaaaaaaaatttaaaaatctccgaaaaaagtctgaaaaatgttttcgaaaaaaagatctgaaaaatgtcggaaaatgtccgaaagaaagacaaaagaaaagtcagatcctggtatcatagtaaactataaacctgTTGAAtgcatcggtaccaaccatgtcagactagctggtcatgaaggaggttaaataacgctctgaactgtcatgtccatgttcaaaggggtcccttgacctctgacctccagatcagtgaatgtaaatgggttctatgggtacccacgagtctcccctttacagacatgcccactttatgataatcacatgcagtttggggcaagtcatagtcaagtcagcacactgacacactgacagctgttgttgcctgttgggctgcagtttgccatgttatgattggagcatattgttttatgctaaatgcagtacctgtgagggtttctggatcaatatctgtcattgatctgtgttgatcattgatttataataataaatatatacatacatttacataaagcagcatatttgtccactcccatgttgataagaggattaaatactggactaatctcctttaaggttcatttagaactgaTGATGTTAGATTAATGTTGATTACCTCTTTGAATGGATTGACGGCCCTACTCTACTAATAATGAACAATCATCTTGTCTGTTGTTTCTGTCCACATCCGTTACTTCAGACTGGACGAAGCTCTCAGGTCAAATTGACTTTTGCaggatttgttttcttttggcaCAGCTTTGTCCTCCTCCGGCCCGTTTGGCGTTCTGTTCCCAGACAGGTTTAATAACCTGCAGTGACGAGGACAGTTTGGATTGTAAGGTGAGCCGAGGAATCGCTCCGTACTCGACGTTATCTCAGGAAACATCTCAATGTTTCTAGAAACAGCTTCAAGTAGAGAAACGCTTTAATACATCTGAGCCCCGCACCGTCCATGTCCTCCCAGTCCATGTCCTCACAGTCCATGTCCTCCCAGTCCATGTCCTCCCAGTCCATGTCCTCACAGTCCATATCCTCCCAGTCCATGTCCTCACAGTCCATGTCCTCACAGTCCATGTCCTCCCAGTCCATGTCCTCCCAGTCCATGTCCTCACAGTCCATATCCTCACAGTCCATGTCCTCACAGTCCATATCCTCCCAGTCCATGTCCTCACAGTCCATATCCTCACAGTCCATGTCCTCACAGTCCATATCCTCACAGTCCATATCCTCACAGTCCATGTCCTCACAGTCCATATCCTCCCAGTCCATATCCTCCCAGTCCATGTCCTCACAGTCCATATCCTCACAGTCCATATCCTCCCAGTCCATGTCCTCACAGTCCATGTCCTCACAGTCCATATCCTCACAGTCCATATCCTCCCTCTAAGAAACTCTGGTATTACTATCAGGTCTCTTAGTTGTTGACGTCCTCTCTACTGGACGTCCTCTCTACTGGACGTCCTCTCTACTggacatgctttactatgagtttttttattttctcgacatttttatactatgatggtttttttctacttttttcgacaagctatattatgactttttttttttttttactttttcgacaagctatactatgacttttttttattttctcgacattctatactttgatgttttttttctactttttttgacatggtatacttcgacttttttttgacttttttttttttttgacttttatcgacatgctatactatgactttttttttttttacttttttcgacatgctgtaccatgacttttttttttttacttttttcgacatactgtaccatgacttttttttttttacttttttcgacatactatactatgactttttttttttacttttttcgacatactgtacaatgacttttttttttttttactttttcgacatgctatactatgactttttttttttacttttttcgacatgccatacaatgacttttttttactttcttcgacataatatacaatgactttttttttttttactttttcgacatgccatactatgactttttttttttttacttttttcgacataatatactacgttttttttttttttacttttttcgacatgccatactatgactttttttttttttttacttttttcgacataccgtactatgatttttttttttttacttttttcgacacactatactatgactttttttttttacttttttcaacataatatactacgactttttttattttacttttttcgacacactgtactatgaattttttttttttacttttttcgacacactatactacgactttttttttttttacttttttcgacataatatactatgactttttttttttaaattttttcgacatactatactatgacttttttttcatgaaattattcgacatgccatactacgactttttttttttttttttttactttttttgacatactgtactatgattttttttttttacttttttcgacacactatactacgactttttttttttacttttttcgacatgccatactatgacttttttttttttacttttttcgacttgccatacaatgactttttttttacttttttcgacataatatacaatgacttttttttttttttttactttttcgacatactgtactatgatttttttttttacttttttcgacacactatactacgactttttttttttacttttttcgacatgccatactatgactttttttttttacttttttcgacttgccatacaatgactttttttttacttttttcgacataatatactatgactttttttgttttttacttttttcgacatactatactatgacttttttttcatgaaattattcgacatgccatactacgactttttttttttttttactttttcgacatgccatactatgactttttttttttttacttttttcgacatactatactatgacttttttttcatgaaattattcgacatactatactatgacttttttttttactatgaattttttttttacttttttcgacttgccatacaatgactttttttttacttttttcgacataatatacaatgacttttccttttttttactttttcgacatactgtactatgatttttttttttacttttttcgacacactatactacgactttttttttttttacttttttcgacataatatactatgactttttttgttttttacttttttcgacatactatactatgacttttttttttacttttttcgacatactttactatgatttttttttttacttttttcgacacactatactatgacttttttattttacttttttcgacatactgtaccatgactttttttttttttacttttttcaacatactatactttgacttttttttcatgaaattattcgacatgcCATActacgacattttttttttttttactttttcgacatgccatactatgactttttttttttttacttttttcgacatactatactatgacttttttttcatgaaattattcgacataaaatacaatgacttttttttttttttactttttcgacatactgtactatgatttttttttttacttttttcgacacactatactacgacttttttttttttactttttttgacataatatactatgacttttttttgttttttacttttttcgacatactatactatgacttttttttcatgaaattattcgacatactatactatgactttttttaataacatttttcgacatactatactatgacttttttcattaaatatttcacatactatactatgacttttttaataacatttttcgacatgccatactacgacttttttttttttacttttttcgacatgctatactacgactttttttttattacttttttcgacatgccatactatgacttttttttttacttttttcgacaaaaaatatacaatgatttttttttttttttacttttttcgacacactatactatgacttttttattttacttttttcgacatactgtactatgactttctttttttactttttcgacataatatacaatgacttttttttttttttactttttcgacatactatactatgactttttttcttttttactatgaattttttttttacttttttcgacacactatactacgccttttttttttacttttttcgacaaactatactatgaatttttttttacttttttcgacatgccatactatgactttttttttttacttttttcaacataatatactacgactttttttattttacttttttcgacacactgtactatgaatttttttttttacttttttcgacacactatactacgacttttttttttttttacttttttcgacataatatactatgactttttttttttaaattttttcgacatactatactttgacttttttttcatgaaattattcgacatgccatactacgacttttttttttttttcctttttttgacatactgtactatgacttttttttttactttttcgacataatatactacgttttttttttttttcctttttcgacatgccatactatgactttttttttttacttttttcgacatgccatacaatgactttttttacttttttcgacataatatacaatgacttttttttcatgaaattattcgacatgccatactacgactttttttttttttactttttcgacatgccatactatgacttttttttcatgaaattattcgacatactatactatgacttttttttttactatgaatttttttttttacttttttcgacacactatactacgccttttttttttacttttttcgacaaactatactatgaattttttttttacttttttcgacatgccatactatgacttttttttacttttttcgacatacagtactattattttttttttttttttttttacttttttcgacactatactatgactttttttattttacttttttcgacatgccatactatgactgtttttttttacttttttcaacataatatactacgactttttttattttacttttttcgacacactgtactatgaatttttttttttacttttttcgacacactatactacgacttttttttttttaatttttttcgacataatatactatgacttttttttttttaactttttcgacatactatactttgacttttttttcatgaaattattcgacatgccatactacgacttttttttttttttacttttttcgacatactgtactatgacttttttttttttacttttttcgacataatatactacgttttttttttttttactttttcgacatgctatactatgactttttttttttacttttttcgacatgctgtactatgacttttttttttttacttttttcaacataatatactacgttttttttttttttactttttcgacatgccatactatgactttttttttttacttttttcgacataatatacaatgactttttttttttttacttttttcgacacactatactacgacttttttttttttttacttttttcgacaaaaaatatacaatgattttttttttttttaattttttgacatactatactatgattttttttttactttcttcgacatactttactatgatttttttttttacttttttcgacacactatactacgactttttttttttttttactttttcgacatgccatactatgactttatttttttttacttttttcgacatactatactatgacttttttttcatgaaattattcgacatactatactatgactttttttttttactatgaattttttttttacttttttcgacacactatactatgactttttttttttttacttttttcgacaaactatactatgactttttttttacttttttcgacatacagtactatgattttttttttttttttttttacttttttcgacacactatactatgacttttttttttttacttttttcaacataatatcctacgactttttttattttacttttttcgacacactgtactatgaattttttttttttacttttttcgacacactataatacgacttttttttttttacttttttcgacctgccatactatgattttttttttttacttttttcgacataatatacaatgactttttttttttttacttttttcgacacactatactacgactttttttttttttacttttttcgacaaaaaatatacaatgattttttttttttttaatttttcgacacactatactatgacttttttattttacttttttcgacacactgtactatgaattttttttttttacttttttcgacacactatactacgacttttttttttttacttttttcgacctgccatactatgatttttttttttacttttttcgacataatatacaatgactttttttttttttacttttttcgacacactatactacgacttttttttttttttacttttttcgacaaaaaatatacaatgattttttttttttttaatttttcgacatactatactatgattttttttttactttcttcgacatactttactatgatttttttttttacttttttcgacacactatactatgacttttttattttacttttttcgacatactgtactatgacttttttttttttacttttttcgacatactatactttgacttttttttcatgaaattattcgacatgccatactacgactttttttttttttttactttttcgacatgccatactatgactttatttttttttacttttttcgacatactatactatgacttttttttcatgaaattattcgacatactatactatgacttttttttttttactatgaattttttttttacttttttcgacacactatactatgactttttttttttttacttttttcgacaaactatactatgactttttttttacttttttcgacatacagtactatgattttttttttttttttttacttttttcgacacactatactatgactttttttttttttacttttttcaacataatatcctacgactttttttattttacttttttcgacacactgtactatgaattttttttttttacttttttcgacacactatactacgacttttttttttttacttttttcgacctgccatactatgatttttttttttacttttttcgacatgccatagaatgactttttttttacttttttcgacatgccatacaatgacttttttttttttactttttcgacatgctatactatgacttttttttttttttacttttttcgacataccgtactatgattttttttttttttacttttttcgacacactatactttgactttttttatttgacttttttcgacatactatactatgacttttttttttttactatgaattttttttttacttttttcgacacactatactatgacttttttttttttta
Coding sequences:
- the LOC119480998 gene encoding aspartate and glycine-rich protein-like — translated: MDCEDMDCEDMDCEDMDWEDMDCEDMDCEDMDWEDMDWEDMDCEDMDCEDMDCEDMDCEDMDCEDMDCEDMDWEDMDCEDMDCEDMDCEDMDWEDMDWEDMDCEDMDCEDMDWEDMDCEDMDWEDMDWEDMDCEDMDWEDMDGAGLRCIKAFLYLKLFLETLRCFLR